The Primulina tabacum isolate GXHZ01 chromosome 16, ASM2559414v2, whole genome shotgun sequence genome window below encodes:
- the LOC142529671 gene encoding uncharacterized protein LOC142529671 isoform X1 produces the protein MVYLVDSLSHRNRYDDWKYVVDMSVRLFNSNKERKGKKQAIWEVVKGPRQPDSKQCGFYGMRFMREMIEKNATSEKNSISSIFMKTEYSKEEIDEVRSEWAECIQDYIYE, from the exons ATGGTTTATTTGGTGGATTCACTTAGTCATCGAAACCGTTACGATGACTGGAAATATGTGGTGGATAT GAGTGTAAGATTGTTTAATTCAAATAAGGAAAGGAAAGGGAAAAAACAAGCTATATGGGAAGTGGTAAAG ggTCCACGACAACCAGATTCGAAACAATGTGGTTTTTATGGTATGAGATTTATGAGAGAAATGATTGAAAAAAATGCTACCAGTGAGAAGAACTCGATATCTTCAATT TTCATGAAAACTGAGTATTCCAAGGAAGAGATTGATGAAGTGCGATCCGAGTGGGCGGAATGCATACAAGACTATATTTATGAATAG
- the LOC142529671 gene encoding uncharacterized protein LOC142529671 isoform X3: protein MVYLVDSLSHRNRYDDWKYVVDMSVRLFNSNKERKGKKQAIWEVVKFMKTEYSKEEIDEVRSEWAECIQDYIYE from the exons ATGGTTTATTTGGTGGATTCACTTAGTCATCGAAACCGTTACGATGACTGGAAATATGTGGTGGATAT GAGTGTAAGATTGTTTAATTCAAATAAGGAAAGGAAAGGGAAAAAACAAGCTATATGGGAAGTGGTAAAG TTCATGAAAACTGAGTATTCCAAGGAAGAGATTGATGAAGTGCGATCCGAGTGGGCGGAATGCATACAAGACTATATTTATGAATAG
- the LOC142529671 gene encoding uncharacterized protein LOC142529671 isoform X2: MTGNMWSVRLFNSNKERKGKKQAIWEVVKGPRQPDSKQCGFYGMRFMREMIEKNATSEKNSISSIFMKTEYSKEEIDEVRSEWAECIQDYIYE; encoded by the exons ATGACTGGAAATATGTG GAGTGTAAGATTGTTTAATTCAAATAAGGAAAGGAAAGGGAAAAAACAAGCTATATGGGAAGTGGTAAAG ggTCCACGACAACCAGATTCGAAACAATGTGGTTTTTATGGTATGAGATTTATGAGAGAAATGATTGAAAAAAATGCTACCAGTGAGAAGAACTCGATATCTTCAATT TTCATGAAAACTGAGTATTCCAAGGAAGAGATTGATGAAGTGCGATCCGAGTGGGCGGAATGCATACAAGACTATATTTATGAATAG